In Flavobacterium sp. N3904, one DNA window encodes the following:
- a CDS encoding NAD(P)-dependent oxidoreductase, protein MKIALIGATGFVGSNILNELANRNHEITAIVRNPKTGSNANWIAADIFDTDVLAEILKGNDIVISAYNPGWTNPNIYEDFIKGSKSIQQAVKKSGVKRFITIGGAGSLFVAPNLQAVDTPDFPKEYHAGATAARDYLNILKEEIELDWAFFSPAFEMHQGITTGRTGNYRLGLENPVFDENQRSMLSGEDLAIVITDEAENPKHHQIRFTAAY, encoded by the coding sequence ATGAAAATCGCACTTATCGGAGCCACTGGATTTGTAGGTTCAAACATTTTAAACGAATTAGCAAACAGAAATCACGAAATTACAGCCATTGTAAGAAATCCAAAAACAGGATCAAATGCAAATTGGATTGCAGCGGATATCTTTGACACAGATGTATTAGCCGAAATTTTAAAAGGGAATGACATTGTAATAAGCGCCTACAATCCGGGTTGGACAAATCCAAACATCTATGAAGATTTCATCAAAGGTTCAAAATCAATCCAGCAAGCAGTCAAAAAATCTGGAGTAAAACGATTCATCACTATTGGTGGCGCGGGAAGTTTGTTTGTTGCTCCCAATTTACAAGCTGTTGACACTCCCGATTTTCCAAAAGAGTATCATGCTGGAGCAACAGCTGCCAGAGATTATTTGAACATCCTTAAAGAAGAAATAGAACTGGATTGGGCTTTTTTCAGTCCAGCATTTGAAATGCATCAAGGAATTACAACAGGAAGGACAGGTAACTACAGATTAGGCTTAGAAAATCCCGTTTTTGACGAAAATCAACGAAGTATGTTGTCTGGCGAAGATTTAGCAATAGTCATCACTGACGAAGCAGAAAATCCAAAACACCACCAAATTCGATTTACTGCAGCATATTAA